The following is a genomic window from Desulfomonilia bacterium.
AAATTTTCCCGGAACGCCCGGCAGTGCCGTTACCGTGAGCTCGTCAGTCCCCCTTGGTACGAAAAGCCTTGCAACATGAATCTGCTTGGGAAGCGTGGACCATGTCCTCAAATCAGCCTGTTCCGTTATGGCAAATGCAACTCCTGCGGCAAGCTGTGCCCAGCCGCCGTACTGCTTGCCGGCTTCCCTTGTTGCGGTACCCTTGAGTGCTGCTCTTACAGCCTGTTTTGCCAGCAAAATCGGATAGTCGTCAAGAAGGTTTCTTGAAGCGATTGCATCAGTGTCGGACACAATGCTGGTCTCGTCAGACAAACCACCCGCAGTTATAAATCCGCCTGTGACGAGAGAGGGGATATAGGCATATACCGGTACGGCAACAGATACAAGGCCCACTGACGGAATGGGGAGCACGAGCTTGAATTCCTCTCTGTACGGGGCGAGCCCCAGTTCGAAAATGACGAATATATCAACTGAATCCTTTGGAAGAGGAGTGAATCTACCGAACCTGTTCTGCCATCTGTCAAGGTCATCCCTGTAGCCGAGGTCCCTGCTCATACGGATCAGATCCCTCTGCAGGGCAACGCAATTCGGGGCTGACAGGATGGCCTTTTTCAGGTCGATGTAGGCCTCGTCCTCTTCGCCGTTCAGTTCATAGACCAGAGAACTTATGTAGTATGCGAATGCATTCTGGTAAATGCTGACCACCGAACTGGCGGTCTCTTTCATCCTGTTATAACTGTCGCTGCCGGATGTTTTGAAGGAATCTTCATAATTCATGCCTTGGGAATCCTTCTTTGCCTTTTCAATATCCTTATAATGTTTATTATACAGGTCCTGCTGGACACGGTATGAGTTCCTGATCTCGACTCTTGCATCTTCCGTATTTCCCATCATCAGATAATTGAGCGCATCCAGAGTATGCACCATTACCTTTTCAAAATTCTGGCCTTCGTACGGGATCACCTTCTCGTTTACAAGAAGCGATGCCGTCTGATAAGCCGCCTCTGAGGCAGAGATTACCGCCTTGTTTTCCTGTTCTTTTATGAGACCCGCTGCCAGCTCAAATTCTTTGGTGCTGAACTGAAAATCGCCTGTTGCCTGCAGAAGCGTTCCCCTTTCCATTCTTATCAGAATTTCGTTGCCTGACTTTGCCTTTGATTCCGGGAATTCCTTAAGGGCCTGCTGGAAATTCCCCTGTGAAATGCTGATCCTGGCTTTTTCGGTATCTCTCGTATAGTTGCTGAAGGCCGCACAGCCGCTCAATGCTGCAGACAGAACGAGACACAAAATTACATAAAAAAATCTTTTCATTAATAATTCCCGGTCACGGTTTAAAACCTGTCCTTTTCTTTGAGTTTCTCATAGGGGTCTCCCGGCAATATCAGAAGGTCCCCCTGTCTGACAGAGGCTTTTGAACCGCTAAAATTCAGCGTGCATGCCTCCTTCTGTACCGAAACTACAGTTGCTTTTCCAATAACGGTTTCCTGTTTCCCGATTATTTTATCGGTATCGGGGTCTTTAATAGATTCTCCTGTCCTGATCACATTATATACGTCTCCTGCGTTGATCCCGAAATTGCTGCCCCTGTTTGCGGTTAATGTGCTGTCCTCAACGTTGATCACCCTGAAAGGAAAGAATGCATTAACCGTTTTTGTTGTGAGGTCATTGCCTAGGGCATCGTACAGGTCATGCATAAAAGGTGTATCGAAAAAAGGGTCATACTTTTCAAGTTCTGCACCATAGGCCTTTTTTTCCAGGGATTTTGTCCGTACTGCTATGCCTTCTCCAATTACAGAGCTTATGATTCTGCCTGTGGCTGTCTCAATTATCCTCAATTCAACCCTGATTACACCCTTGTCCCTTACCTGCTGTTGCTCGGTATAGGGTATTTCCCTTATTTCAAATCCAAGGTCTGCCTGGAAAACCGTACCTATGGCAAGGTATTCGGCGCCTAGCATCTTTCCTTTATTTATGGCGGATGCGGGATCCGTAAGGCCTGCTTCACTCATGGATATCTCACCGAGTATCCTGTCCGCCTTGGCGCGTTCAACCACCGTGAATTTGCCGCTTTCGACCAGATGCCTTATAAAGACGTCGGTGAGATTCGGCAGTTCGATTTCCTTTAGCCTGCTTCTGCCGTTTTGAATGTTTATTTGTGAGTATGTCGTCCCGCCCCATGGGGTATAGCTGCTGACGTTTGTTGCACTTATCCGGCCTGTATTATCTACGGTCCATACGGACAGCCTCGGAACGGCTATTGTTATCATCTTTGCATATGCAGGCCAGCAGCACAGAAAAAAAATCACCAGTAAAATGAAAATCGGGCGGGCTGATTTTCTTATCATGAGAGGCCTCATATATTATCAGTTGAATGCGACTCCAAGGCTCACTACAACGCCTCTTCTGGTGTGATATCCAAGGCCCATCATAAAGCCCTGCACCGCATAACGAAGCCCGAGCATGCCGGTTACTGCATTCTTACTTGATGAATCAACGAGGTATCTGGTCCCTAGAATGGGATCTGTAACCGTCTCTTCGTTCCACCATGCGTATCCTCCTCCTAGATTAAGGAAGAAAGAAGGGGCCAGCTCTGCGCCGAGACATATGTTTGCCTCATATTCATTACCGTCATAGTAATCGCTCGATGGAACATAGCTGCCCAAACCTGCCGGCAATTTTCCATTATAACTGGGGACTTTGTTGCTGCTTTTGGGGACAGACACCGAGAAACCCACCCCAGCACTGAATGACCCGCCGGTAGGATGAAGACTTGAAAGGAAGATGCCTCCGAATTCCGCACCCGCACTCCAGTTCCCGGCGCTTGTTGTATCTGAAGGGGCGCCGAAACCGAAGTTGCCCAGTACATATCCTCCGGCATAAGACATACCCGGTACCGCAAGTGTAAGAAGCATCAGTATGCATATTGTTTTTTTCATGACATGCCTCCAGTGAATTATTGATGTAATAAAAATCTGGCTGAACATTAACATGAAAGCCCTTTATTCTACAATAAGGCATTGTTGGCGGAAGCTTCAGCTTGTTTGTTTGCGGTGAAATTTTTTCTCAAAGCTCTGGAATATTATAAATGTGAGTGTTAATATAAAAATTCATTCTTAATTAAGGATAATACCATGGAACAGGCGATTCAAAGGGCAAAAATACTTATCGAGGCGCTGCCTTATATAAAGGATTTCAGGGGCAGAAGGATTGTAATCAAATATGGCGGGCATGCCATGAT
Proteins encoded in this region:
- a CDS encoding CsgG/HfaB family protein; its protein translation is MIRKSARPIFILLVIFFLCCWPAYAKMITIAVPRLSVWTVDNTGRISATNVSSYTPWGGTTYSQINIQNGRSRLKEIELPNLTDVFIRHLVESGKFTVVERAKADRILGEISMSEAGLTDPASAINKGKMLGAEYLAIGTVFQADLGFEIREIPYTEQQQVRDKGVIRVELRIIETATGRIISSVIGEGIAVRTKSLEKKAYGAELEKYDPFFDTPFMHDLYDALGNDLTTKTVNAFFPFRVINVEDSTLTANRGSNFGINAGDVYNVIRTGESIKDPDTDKIIGKQETVIGKATVVSVQKEACTLNFSGSKASVRQGDLLILPGDPYEKLKEKDRF